AAAATTAGACCAGTTGATATTGGGGCAGTTATAGCAGGTGGTGTTAACCAGATTGAAGTATATGGCAGACCCGTGGTGGGAATTATCCCTACGGGCACAGAAATCGTAGATCCTGGTGAAAAATTGGCAGAAGGAAATATTATCGATTTTAATTCAAGGGTTTTTGCAAACCAAATTAAAGAATACGGTGGCATACCTCGAAGATATCCAATTGTTAAGGATGATTACGGACAAATAAAAACTGCTGTAGCCAAGGCAATTGAAGAGTGTGACCTGCTTTTAATTAATGCTGGCTCTTCAGCTGGGAGAGAGGACTATACATCCGCAGTTATAGGGGAATTAGGGCAGGTTTTGGTCCATGGAATTGCTATCAAACCTGGCAAACCAACTATCTTAGGTAAGATTCAGGGAAAGCCTGTGCTGGGCATTCCAGGGTATCCAGTTTCAGCATATTTTGTCATGGAATATATAGTTAAAAAAATAGTAGCAGAGTTTATCAATGTAGAGTTAGAACCTAAGACAAAAACCAAAGCTGTTTTAAGCAAACGATTAATGTCTTCTTTAAAATACCACGAATTTGTAAGGGTTAAATTAGGTTGCGTTGCTGATAAAATTATTGCCGCCCCATTAAACAGAGGTGCTGGTGTAACTATGTCTCTTGTAAATGCTGATGGTATTTTGGAAGTACCTCAAAATATTGAGGGCATTGAGGGTGGAACAACAGTAGATGTAACTTTACTAAGGCCAAAACGAAAGATAAAAAACACCATACTTTCCATTGGCAGCCACGATCCCATTATGGATTTGCTCGCTAATTTGTTGCATGAGCAGAGTCCTTTTTCCCTAGCAAGTACTCATGTTGGCAGCTTTGGAGGAATCTTAGCCCTTCGAAATGGTGAGTGCCATTTAGCCCCAATTCATTTATTAGATTCTCAATCTGGAGAATATAATATAAGCTTTATCCAAAAATATTTACCGAAACAGGAAATATGTTTGCTTAAATTTGTCAAAAGGGTTCAAGGATTAATTGTGGCAAAAAATAATCCCCTAGGCATTAAGAAAATTGCAGACCTGTGCAGAAGAGAAATTAGATTTGTTAACCGCCAAAGGGGATCAGGAACTAGAATTCTATTGGATTATCAGCTTGAGAAGCTAGGTATTATGCCCGAGCAAATCAATGGCTATGATAGAGAAGATTATACCCATTTAGGTGTTGCTGCTAAAATTGCAGCTGGGGATGCAGATTGTGGCTTAGGGATATATTCTGCTGCCCAAATTATGGGCCTTGAATTTGTTCCTCTCTGGAACGAAGAATATGATTTAGCCTTGCCTAAGGAGAATCTTAATTTAGCAATGATTCAAAAAATCATTGAAGTGATGAAGCTTCATAAATTTAAGACAGAAATCGAAAAAATTGGTGGATACGATACTAGTGAGCTATGCAAAATTATTTATTTAGGAGAATGAATAATGCTAGATCAATATGGCCGAGAAATAAATTATCTAAGAGTTTCTTTAACTGATAGGTGCAATTTAAGATGTATTTACTGTATGCCACCAGAAGGTATAGAAAAGAAAAAACATGAAGATATTTTAAGATTCGAAGAGTTTGAAAAAATTATTAGAGCATCTGCAGCTTTAGGTGTTAAAAAAGTTAGATTCACTGGGGGAGAACCTTTAGTAGTAAAAAATGTAGAACATTTAATTGCTAAAACTGCTGAAATTAACGGTATTGAAGACATTGGGTTGACTACTAATGGAATTTTACTTTACGATTTAGCAAAAGAGCTTAAAAAGGCGGGCCTGAAAAGGATTAACCTTAGTTTAGATACTTTAAATACTGAAAAATATAAGGTGATCACGAGAGGAGGAAATTTAAAACATGTTATTAAAGCTTTAGATTATTGTCTGAAGCTTGGCTATAATCCAATCAAAATTAATACTGTTTTACTGAAAGGTATAAATGATAAGGAAATAGCTGATTTTATCAACTTAACAAAATTTTATCCTGTTAGCGTGAGATTTATTGAACTAATGCCCATTGGTGAAGCCAGTAGCTTAAAAGAATCTATAATGACTTGTGCAGAAATAAAAGCTTCTTTTTCTGCACTGGTGCCTTTAAAAGATGATGCAGGTGGTGTTGCCAAGTTATATCGTACTAAGGGCGGCATAGGTACCATTGGTTTAATTAGTCCCCTAAGCTGTAAATTCTGCAGCAACTGCAATAAAATTCGTTTAACTTCAATAGGATCCATTAAACCTTGTTTACATTCAAATGAAGAAATAAACTTAAAAAATAATATTAGCAATAACCTTTATTTAATTCAACAGTTAAAAAAGGCTATTTTTCAAAAACCTAAAGAGCATCATTTAAGTAAAAGCAATAATAGTCAATCTCAAAAAATGATGTTTCAAATTGGAGGATAGAATGGAATTAATACATATTAACCAAGAGGGCAGAGCAAAAATGGTGGATGTAAGCGCAAAGGATTCAACGGCAAGGGAAGCTGTTGCTTTTGCCAGTGTCCATCTGAAAAGAGAGACTTTAGAAAGAATATCTAATGGTAAAATCAAGAAAGGAGATGTATTAGCAGTTGCCCAGGTAGCAGGGATTATGGGGGCGAAAAAAACTTCGGAAATAATACCAATGTGTCATCCTCTAATGCTATCAGGGTGTGACCTTAGTTTTCAATTGGATTTTGCAAATAATAAGATAGATATAACCTCCACAGTCAAGAATGTGGGACAAACAGGAGTAGAAATGGAAGCTTTGACAGCTGCCTCCATAGCTGCACTGACTATTTATGATATGTGCAAGTCTATTGATAGAGAGATGACAATTAAGAATATTATGTTAGTTAAAAAAAGCGGAGGAAAATCAGGGTTATTCGAAAGGGGATTGTCCGATGGCGAAAGTAGTGGCAGTGAACATAAGTGAACAAAAAGGTGTGCCCAAATGGCCTATTGAAGAAGGTTTTTTTGAAGTAGAACATGGCTTAGTAGGTGATGCCCATGCCGGAAATTGGAAGAGACAAGTCAGCTTTTTAGGTAAGGAAAGTATAGATAAAATGAAGGATTTAGGTTTAGATGGGTTTTGCACTGGTAAATTTGCAGAAAATATTACAACAGAAGGTATAAATTTATATCAACTGCCTGTAGGCACTAGACTCCAAGTAGGTGAAACGGAAATGGAGGTTAGCCAAATTGGCAAAGAATGTCATAAAGGATGCGCTATCAGAGAGCAGGTTGGGGAATGTATCATGCCTAAAGAAGGTATTTTTGCAAGGGTTATTAAATCAGGTAAAGTAAGAACCGGAGATGAGATTAAGGTTTTAGGAGCGGATTAATGGACGGATACTCTAAAAATTTATTGTCTTTAAGTGCTGAGGAAAACAAAAAAACTTAGAAAATGTTGAGTTTGTGTAGTAGGTTGCGGAGGCATTGGCGGCTATGTTCTAGAAATGTTGGGGAGATTGGGTGTAGGTTTCATTACTGTAATTGACAGCCCAAAGTAACCGCTGCTCAGGCTAGG
Above is a window of Bacillota bacterium LX-D DNA encoding:
- the moaA gene encoding GTP 3',8-cyclase MoaA; translated protein: MLDQYGREINYLRVSLTDRCNLRCIYCMPPEGIEKKKHEDILRFEEFEKIIRASAALGVKKVRFTGGEPLVVKNVEHLIAKTAEINGIEDIGLTTNGILLYDLAKELKKAGLKRINLSLDTLNTEKYKVITRGGNLKHVIKALDYCLKLGYNPIKINTVLLKGINDKEIADFINLTKFYPVSVRFIELMPIGEASSLKESIMTCAEIKASFSALVPLKDDAGGVAKLYRTKGGIGTIGLISPLSCKFCSNCNKIRLTSIGSIKPCLHSNEEINLKNNISNNLYLIQQLKKAIFQKPKEHHLSKSNNSQSQKMMFQIGG
- a CDS encoding MOSC domain-containing protein gives rise to the protein MAKVVAVNISEQKGVPKWPIEEGFFEVEHGLVGDAHAGNWKRQVSFLGKESIDKMKDLGLDGFCTGKFAENITTEGINLYQLPVGTRLQVGETEMEVSQIGKECHKGCAIREQVGECIMPKEGIFARVIKSGKVRTGDEIKVLGAD
- a CDS encoding molybdopterin biosynthesis protein, coding for MESKNIYLSNIEINEAIKLFFSEVKIVGRSQLIKTEDALDRVTYKPVYAAISSPFYNAAAMDGIATKSSLTEEANENNQIILKKNVDYVVVDTGDPIPKDFDAVIMVEDLIKYDENHVKIYSAATPWQNIRPIGEDIIENQLIIPSKHKIRPVDIGAVIAGGVNQIEVYGRPVVGIIPTGTEIVDPGEKLAEGNIIDFNSRVFANQIKEYGGIPRRYPIVKDDYGQIKTAVAKAIEECDLLLINAGSSAGREDYTSAVIGELGQVLVHGIAIKPGKPTILGKIQGKPVLGIPGYPVSAYFVMEYIVKKIVAEFINVELEPKTKTKAVLSKRLMSSLKYHEFVRVKLGCVADKIIAAPLNRGAGVTMSLVNADGILEVPQNIEGIEGGTTVDVTLLRPKRKIKNTILSIGSHDPIMDLLANLLHEQSPFSLASTHVGSFGGILALRNGECHLAPIHLLDSQSGEYNISFIQKYLPKQEICLLKFVKRVQGLIVAKNNPLGIKKIADLCRREIRFVNRQRGSGTRILLDYQLEKLGIMPEQINGYDREDYTHLGVAAKIAAGDADCGLGIYSAAQIMGLEFVPLWNEEYDLALPKENLNLAMIQKIIEVMKLHKFKTEIEKIGGYDTSELCKIIYLGE
- the moaC gene encoding cyclic pyranopterin monophosphate synthase MoaC, which codes for MELIHINQEGRAKMVDVSAKDSTAREAVAFASVHLKRETLERISNGKIKKGDVLAVAQVAGIMGAKKTSEIIPMCHPLMLSGCDLSFQLDFANNKIDITSTVKNVGQTGVEMEALTAASIAALTIYDMCKSIDREMTIKNIMLVKKSGGKSGLFERGLSDGESSGSEHK